The Coffea arabica cultivar ET-39 chromosome 6e, Coffea Arabica ET-39 HiFi, whole genome shotgun sequence genome contains the following window.
CTACTATGTTTCTATTTCCCTTGGCACTTTCATTTCCACAATAGCTAAAATTGGAAGCATTTTCATTGAATCAGAATAATTTTAATTCATCGATTGAGAATCATTAGGTAGTAACTCAAAAGGGTTAGTCCAAGCCTAATATAAATGCATTCCATATGATTTGAGTCAAAATCAATCATAATATACTGCAAAACGAGTTCATGAGGCTCCACTATGTAAAGTTTAGAAAAGACCAGGAATAAATAGCCTCACATGCATGTAGGAAGCTCCTCTATGTAGCAACGAGTAATTCTTAGTGCAAGCGTTTGACACAGTTTTCATCTTTTTCATTGGATTTCATACTTTCTTTGACAGACTTAAAACAGAATAATTAGTATTGCCATGGGGATTAAATGATTCTTGTTCTTGGAAACAGATTTTTTAAGCAAGATGGCATGGAATTGGGTACTCCATATTTTTACTACTAATTAAATAAAAACCCATCATTTAATTTCTCCAGTTCTCCTGGCTCACTCATGAGACAAAGAAATTGCACAGATAAAAGAATGGGAAGGTCCATCAGTTATTCTACCAATATGATTTGACTAAATCTCATGCATTAATAAGGAGAAGCATCTGGGATCCATTTACAAAATTGGTTTTTCTACAACATGAAAAAATTATCGCAATAGAAGTCTTCAGATAAGTATTTCAATGTGGCTCAAATTAATCTTCTCACCTGGCAAAACTGAAGCACCCTGACGCTTTTGCGCCCAAGAGAATCTGTAATCACAGTATTTTTAGGGATTCTCTGTGATTCACAGCAGCAAAATGAATTGCCAAAGCACATTATAAACACAAAAGCCATTGAAGACCAGCAGATCATGTGAAAGAAACCTAGAGAGGGGCATGAAAAAGAGGCAGAGTGAGTGGGATGATGGCTTGAAAAATGAACCTCCTCCTCTCCTTCCCCGCTTCTTTGAAACCAAAAACTAAAGAAACATGTAGACTCCTGATTTGTTACTTACCTATACTAACACCAGAATAGTGTCAGACATCTCAGCTAAGCatcaagttatttttgaaacttactcaaaactatttttgggtTTTCATCTATACGAATGATAGATATATGTCAACCTAAATAGATAGGATGAAGCAAGTCACGGCTTCGTTCTTGTCATCACCATCACCTTAGAATGATAGGCAGTTTACAATTTAAGTACATCTTCATCTCCGCAAAATGAAGGTCGACACCTATTTTTAGGCTTTGCCTAAAGGCTGCAGTAGAATTAAGGCTTGCTGGATTTATGACATAATAAAGTTAAGCATTTCAAACCATGCATTACAAGATTGTAAAAGTGCAGAGACCACTTTATAACCTCTCACAAATTTAGGTTACCCCATCTCATGTTCAAAAAGAAGTATATGATGTGTTTTGCATGGTCCCCAAAAGGTAAAAGTAAATTTATTGGTTTCATAGTCATGGAAGAAATCAACACCTATACAGCCATGTCATCCCGCACTTTAGCAAAATAAATCCATAAAATCAGATCTAATAAACTTAGACAAAGGATAAATGAATTTAGTGCAATAGGAGAAAGGGAGATCTAATGGACTTGGAGAAACTAAAGAAAGGGAGATCTAATGGACTTGGAGTAACTACGTAAGGGTAGATAAAACACCTAAATTGTTCTTGTAAAATTTTTCCATTTGAAGGATAATACGGCTGTACAACGTTAACTGTTTATTAATAAAAAGTGGGGGTTACTCCATGAtgatcctttctttttttcaggCTTATTTATCCACATCAAAGACTAATATTGCATATGGCCGCCACGAAAACTCTGATTTAGGGCATGATTCGCATCATACATCCTCTGAGAACCCCCAGCTATGAAAGCTGCAAAATTGGAATTTAATTCTTGGATTAATTGATTAAGTCAACTTACAAAGAACCCCCAGCTGCTGGACCAATTGCTTTAGAAAGAGACATTGCAGACATCGAAATTCCATTAGCAGCTCCTCTTTGTTCTTGGGACTGTGAATTCAAGTAAGCATCATATTATTTCCAATGACGACAACCATATATTTGAGAACAAATAGTTAAGTACTAGGTCCATGGAAAACATACCACAGCTCTGTTTTGCAGAAGAAATAACCCTGTCGTAATTGACACCTGATTGAACATTGAAGAACAAATGATCATGGGAAACAAAATACAGAGATGCCTAGAAAAGCTGCTGAAGGATCTAGAAAGCACTGTCAGGAATTAAGCAAGGCATGCAATGGAATAAATACATGTAATGCTCTCAGTTACAGAAGATTAACACAGGCAGATTGTTCTTAAAAGTAGTTAAAGTCCAATTGCTTTTTCTTAGGTGTTGAAACAAATTCAAAATGAACAGCATCATTTTGTCAGAAGGATATCAATAAAAGTCTAGACATTTgttgacataagtaaaatcaaaatagtaaagcATTTGTTCTTTGGTTTAAGAAATGCACGAACAAGTTTAGGGAGGAACAGAGCTAGAACTTACAGAGAACACGTTCTTCAATACTGAGGCACTATCAAGAACCACTGATAGCCAAAAACCAGATAACATGGCTATGTATGGGTAAGTTGATAGCAGAGGTACAGATAGAACCTACAAATAAAATTAGTAGAACTTAATCCAGGAATGAAAAACAGCTAATAAAAAACTCCAGGTACAGTGCTGATGAAATATCAACACAGGACTTAGGCCATACTGCTCCAATGCGTGAAACCATGATTGTCCCAAGAATCCTCTCAACTACTGGGTACAAGAATAGTTGAAATAGTAGTAAACCAAGTCCTGGTTAAACAAGAAATAATAAATTGTTTTGTTTAGTATAGCTAGCATGGAAAATTGCAACTAAAAAAAGCACATATAGATGAAGAACCAGTACCCCAAACCTTGTTACCAAATCTAATCAGTTCAGAGAGATCAGCTTATTTGAAGCCTAGGCAAATTACAACCTGTATCCCCtttcttttaaataaaaaaaaaccttcgCTTACATTCTGAAGCATTTCTTAATTCCAAAATTTGCAGTCCTTAAGATGGTTGCTTAGATTATCTATGCCCTGCTATTGTTGCAAAATAGCACCAGTTAAAGAGGCTCCATACCAGTTGTAAAACACTCAAGAAAACCTATTATCATGTATGAAAGACTATAGGGTAAGCTCCCACAAAGTGTCAGAGCATCTTAGAAGCAGTTCAAGTGAACGTATACTTTGAAAGTTCTGGTTCCTGACAATTAAGTTCGTCTAAGTTCTTAACAACTGGGAAAATTCTTGTCATTGATTAAGATGAAAAAATAAACAGAGGAATAAAAATTAGCTTCATCAATATACCTGTGATAGAAAGAGTTTCACCAACCTCAGAAGTTGTGTAGCTCAATCCTCCAGAATTCCTAGGACTAATAGCCCATAAAGAGAATATCTGATCAAAGGACATAGCAAAGACAACAATTATTCACATTGTCAAATGAAAAGCATCAAAGTCAGTAAATAATAATCTATTTTTCTGTTGTGCATGAAAGTTCTTAGTTCTAAATCTGTTCTTTGTGTCAATGCATAAGGTAAATTATGTAGCATCTCAAAGTTTAGTGTCCCAAGGAAAGTGGGTGCAGTTTCCACACTTGCACCAGTTTTACGTTATGCTGTTCGGATATTGAATAGGTGCTTTGAGTCATTTTTTCCGTTGTCCATAAAATGAATCACAGTAGCAAGGAGAAAGATCTACATAATTTACAGTAAAtgcattttatattttcaaatgGTATAATCCACTTAAAGTAACAGTGCTGAAAATACCTAAACTGAATCCTTGACGGAACAATTAAAATCTAAAAAGTTGAAAATCTCGACCACTCAACATTGTCAAGAATCAGGCACACTTTCCAAAGTCTATTTTACATccagaagaaaataaaatgaaacatTGGCACGATGCATGTACTAGTATGCAATCCCTACAATAGAATGGGTTAGGAGTATAAATTTTAGACCTCAACTCCTGGCTACAAAATTTTTGGTGCAAAGCTGATAGTCTTAGCTTGAAAAAGTTTTTGCAAACCTAATAAAATAGATTGAAAGATAGTCTATGCCATACTTAATTTTTCTCTCTTCATTATTAATGTTACTATTACTGTTTTGCTATTTCTATGTACGCATTTTAACCCTATGAAAATATCCAAACAATCATTACAACAATTCTGCTTATGCATACTTGCGCCACATATGCATGTATCTTAAGTAGACCCATCTGAACAAAGTAATCTAAGTATGGATATAGGAAAGAAGTACTAATTGAAGCCGGATACTATTTGCCATCATAATAAACCATGTGTCACCTGAACGtgaaactaaaagaaatttgaatTAAGTAAAACACAAATCAAACATAACCAACTTTTATCTTtgaaaggaggagaaaaaataaaaaggcttAGACGGGAAAATCACCTCTGTATAGGCCATGTCATGAAGTTGGAAAACGCAATACGTTATAATAGACGACATTAAAGGCCAATTTTTTAGAAGACTACTCTGAGAAGTAGGAAGACTGTCTCCAGAATTTCCATCTCTCTCTTGCAATGTAGAATCATATGCAGCAGCCTCCACACCATTATACGCAGCATATTCTTTGTTTTGGCAATGGATGTGCAGGGTTTCCTAGAAagatacaaaaataaataataaaacatccAATTCATTGTTGTCTTTCACCAAAGATTTGGATATAGTTAGTAGACACAAACTATTCCAATTGATAAAAGTTAAGCATGCATCAAAGTTTCCCCCTATAGTTGCAAGGTCAAAACTAGAAATCAGCAATTGCTTGGCCACACATCAGAATAGCTGACCTTTTCCATCCTcatttgattttctatacaaaGACATTATCCTCCTTTTACCTGTTAATTGCCTTCCATTGACATTGTTCTCTGAAGCACTTATGCTTTTCAACTCTAAATTTGCACAATTAAATTACCAACATAGAGAAAATGTAACCAAGTACCTATTTCCTTGTCTCAGAAATCCAAAAAAGACAACTAAGTCTAGAAGCAATAGAAGTGGAACGAGCACAAATGAATCAAATGGAAAGCCATATTTTATCTATACCTGATAGTAAGAAACTGGAAACAGAAGAAATTGTAATTGTAAAGAGGAAATGAGAATTTTTTTATATGTGCTACAgtaaaaaagggaaaacataAGACTAGGATACTTACTGGAAGCCAGCAACATACGACTGATACAACTACTGCAAACAATGATATTAGGAGACAGGGCAGAAGATATGGAAACCTGACagttaaaaaaattactataatcATAATCAAGCATTTGAACATGTAGAAAGATGAGAAGAAGATAAGCtaataaagaacaaaagaaaataatgacAAGAACTACTTGAGTCAGATCCTTGGAAGCAATATAGCATAGAAAATCAACAATTTGCTTACCTCCCAAATACTGATTGTTTAGAGAAAATTTCAGGATATTTATCAGCTGGCTGTTATTGCacaacaaaaaaattgaataaGCTCAAAAGAAGCTGAAAGATGAGAACATGACAAATGTAAAACCGGTAATACAAAGTTATACCTTACACATAGAAggaagaattgaaaaagaaagaacagaAACCTTTCCcaggccaagaaaaaaaaaagataaagaaataaGATGGAATCTAGTATGAACTTTTTGtgcatcctttttcttttctccaataAATTCTCACTGAAGGATCAGTTCTAGGATTTGCAAACAGAACTTGCAAGGTAAAGTAATATAGTGTTTCCATAGCAATATAAATGAAAAGACAAAAGTTTCTGAAAGAATTTTTCACGAATTGTAAATGATGTAGAAACCAGAGAAAGAAATTTTATTGGAAATTTCTGGAATCAAGGAACAGGTGGTAAGGAACAACTCCTCTAAGTGATATAAGGAAACTGAATTAACATAACCGAAGAAGGAAAAATGCTTCTCTATGACACTGCAATTTAGTGTAGTGTAGCATTGAAAGAACACATTTACTTTGACAATATTGCTTTATTCTAATTTGCAATGGAATCACTTTATTGGTGCAGCAAGTGAGCAAGTTTATCTATCCTAAGATTTAAGATGACCATGCAATTTTGGACTAAGAAAATTGTTAACAGAAAATGTTTCTGTATGAGAATTTATGTGCTACAGTCAGAATGTACAGATGTTCTTGCCCCATGTAGTTCTCATCTCTATGAAAGGAAGCTGACTAAAGTCATTGCAGTCTTTGAACTCTTTTGACAAATGCTAACTGCCTCTTCCTGTTTGCTTAAATAAGTTAATTCCAATCTTAACATTCTCATACCTAGCAAAAAAGGGGTAGCAGATTGCACCCAAGCTGAAGGTAATTCGGATTAATTGACTCAAATAGGTGACATTTCTTTCAGGTTTTTTAGGACTTCAACTGGACAGGGAAGTTTGTCTCTAAAATTTTAAAGCCAATATGGAACATGATAGCATCAATTTTATTTGAactattttttgttaattttctgCTTTTGGGTAATTGACATGTGAAACAAGTTTCTCTGAAACTTTATCTGCAGATGTGGCCATTATAACCTAGACAACAAAGAATGCTGCTGATCAGGAAATGCCTAGATAGAAGAATACTATTTCTAGAGTGTTTAAGGTGCATACGAGCTTGCTAGAAGAAGGTTCCCACATTTCTCAAAGAATCTGTCAATGCAAAAttccttcattcatttcttTTTATCTGGAAGCCAAAATTGGAATCCTTACGGATGAGATATTAGCAATCTTCGTTCAAGGTATATGCCACACACCACATCCCACATTGAAATATTATGGGAAGATTGATGGTTTATACCATGGGTATTGAGCTATTGATTACTTGACTTTAGCATTTTATTTAGAATTGGAGTCTGACAAAGTTAACTGAGAAGCAAGTACAGGATCTCCTTTTAAGTAAGAAGACCAGAGACTTAACGAAGAGAAAGGAAAACCATGCATACAGAGTGCTCTGATTCGGCAGAGCCGCCTATGTGCTTGTAATTTATGGTTGCATCTATGACATAATTCATGCATTGTCcagtataaaaaaaaatctcaacatAAAGAAGCTTCATTTCCTCTAGTTATTAAACAAGAGATGTGGAAAAAGAGGTTTTAACACAGAGGAAGAAGAATAGGAGGGAAATCCAAGTTGAGTTTTGAGCCATTTTTCAATAGTTTAAGCAAGGGCGGGCTAAATTACAATGTCTGGTTAAGCCTGACATAAACGGTAAAACTATTTTAGGTCATGAACTTCCTAACAGCTGTTGCATCACATGTCACTCTCCTTGATTGCTCAACTTATATTCAGGAAAACCAGTAGAGGTCCATGATGTCCCCCCCACCAAAACAGTTGGCTTCCTTCAAGAAGAATTCTAAAGAgatgttgtttttgttttcttttttgcttttccaGCTTATCTCATGAGCAGGAAACAGTCATTTCTGGAAGCACTAGGTGAGTGCATTTTCACATTAGTTTTAACCCCAGACCCCTTTTACTAGAAAAATTCCGATGAATTCTGAGAATGCTGTTTGTTTAAAACTTTAGAAACgtattttgggaaaaaaattaaatgagaaaTTTCCAAGATAGACCATAAAACTGGAAGCCTTACCTGAGCGAGATAACCACCTATAGCTGGTCCAATCACCAAGCCTACTCCCCACGATGTGCTTATCTACAGCAATAGGATAACTTGTATTTAGaaaggattaattttttatgcacTAACAGTGTAGTAATATTTTTATACTAGCAACTTTGGATGTATGTCGCATTTGCatgatttgaattcaaaatttgaattcatattaTATGGCATGATCTAAACCTGCTagtgtaaaaaatatatatatatatatatatatatatacacacacactaaAAGTGTATAAAAAAGTTATCCATTTAGAAAAGGGTTAATTACAGTTCGTCCCCTTGAACTTGACCCTTTATAACACTTTGCCcccctaaaattttaaatatatacatTTTGCCCCCTTCATTGACTAAGTTAGTCATGATTTCTCCatccaaaattttaacaaaatgacATTAATGCCCTTACATAATAGTTCTAGAATAATGCTATACTTTAAATCGGAATATGAAACATTTTATTGGAAAAAACACAAAGTcatatgatttaaaaaataaaagatggtaTAATACcaaagaattgaaaatttgtattgtggagaaaaaagaatttaaaaattcCTAAAGCATTTGTACAAGTTTTCCATCGCTTATCTTTCTTCCTTTAAATTGTAAACGGATTAGTTTTGATAATTTTCATTTACTTTACAGCTTtcacaagttttcaagagtcaATAAGATGCTACTTGGTAATTTTATACCGCATTCATACCTTACTTTGTATTTTATTTGCTTTCtacattttaaaaaaactaaaaattctctaaatacatttttcaatatattttttacttttaatcATGTTTTTATCTCATAAAACACattaaaaagtgctacaataaaaaaatataagcaaataattttcattccaaatgcactaattaattttattttatttaaaataagtatCACTATCGGCATTGAGATAAATACATTGAGTTGTTTAGACTTCTTTTTTGTGAATTATCTAATTCATTTTAGTGCTAAAAGATCAAAATGCATAGTGTAATTGTGTTTAAATGCATTTAGCAACTATTAAAGAAATAGGTATTTATTATGTCACAATTATTATGTGTGTTTAAGAATTAGCCAGGGATATTTTGGTCATGAAAAATATAACTTCATCTTAACCCCATCAAAAAGTTGACCACAAGGGATAAAGTGTATATATTTGGACTTTAGggggggtaaagtgtaattaaCCCTTTAGAAAATACAAACTAACTTTCAcgaaatgtcaaaataaaaagaaaagggtaGGGAGTTGACTTACAACTGACATCCCCAGTGCTTGATATTCTTTATGACAAATTTCTGAAGCATACGCCTAATATAATTAAGAGGAGAAATTACAAGCCATAAGGTACTAAATTTCCTATATCATTGCCACATGTAGCCATAGATCGCATATCTTAATCCATCTAAGAATCTCAGGAAAATATGCACAGATCAGTTCAGGTTATTACAAACCAAAAGGTTTGTAAAGTTATCATTCCATTTGAACCAGGAAAACTCACTTGTAGTCAAGGCTGTCATAGTACACACAGATAgatccacaatcaagtttttttttgctattttgGTCTAAAGAAATTACTTAAAGGAATCCAAGAATTTGTTATGTACAGGGTCACAATATCCTGTACTAACAATTTCTTTACCTTATATACTATTTCAGGAATCTTTGGCATGAAAAGAGCACAAACTACTTTTGATTGGAGATATCATGTTAAGAAACAGATCCCAAAGAGATGAAACCCATCGAACTACCAGGTGATCTCATTTAAATTGGTTGGAAATCAATTAACTGTAGAAGTAGAAAGTGCAGGGACAGTTATTACACTGTAATGGGAATTGACAAACAAAAACATCATAGCAAATAATTCTGTTTAGATCAGACAGCATCCTAGCGATTTGAATGTTTACTAGGGAATATGCAAGAGAACCAGAAGTTGATAAAAGTAAAATATATGGTCAGTTGGCTTTACATGGAAATCTCTGTCTCTATTTAATAGCAGACACAAATTGataaataaatagtaaaaaatttgacaaatttcaagaaatcatgAAGTGAATCAACCATAAAAAAACCAATAAAGGAACAAAATATATTAACAATCAAACCAAAAATAACAATACAATTAATGTTCCATCTAATACCAGCAAATTTATGTTCTTAAATGGCCATAAAGTTCCACTGTTACACTTTAACAACCAATTGAACAACTGGTAGTCCATAACATAGACATATTCACCCTTCAGCACAAGGACTGCACACCGCAAGCATCACAATCCATAATTGTAATCACAAAGAGTTCTAGTGAAACATATAGAAAAATCAAGTATAAATGCATACCCTCATTGGTCCTAGTACTCCAGACAAACTTCCAAGAAGAAACCTCATTGAAACTGCCATCCAAAAATTCGAACTAAGACCAAAGAGTGTATTGA
Protein-coding sequences here:
- the LOC113697552 gene encoding protein ZINC INDUCED FACILITATOR-LIKE 1 isoform X1, with amino-acid sequence MAENSQLLLEKGAGKQSNYYENCPGCAIERLKCSNVGIPLKHLFFIGTVTLSAALPITSLFPFLYFMIGDFHIAKTEEDIGYYAGYVGSSFMFGRALTSLLWGLVADRYGRKPVILIGTVAVVIFNTLFGLSSNFWMAVSMRFLLGSLSGVLGPMRAYASEICHKEYQALGMSVISTSWGVGLVIGPAIGGYLAQPADKYPEIFSKQSVFGRFPYLLPCLLISLFAVVVSVVCCWLPETLHIHCQNKEYAAYNGVEAAAYDSTLQERDGNSGDSLPTSQSSLLKNWPLMSSIITYCVFQLHDMAYTEIFSLWAISPRNSGGLSYTTSEVGETLSITGLGLLLFQLFLYPVVERILGTIMVSRIGAVLSVPLLSTYPYIAMLSGFWLSVVLDSASVLKNVFSVSITTGLFLLQNRAVSQEQRGAANGISMSAMSLSKAIGPAAGGSLFSWAQKRQGASVLPGDQMIFFLLNVIEVIGLLMTFKPFLVLPEDNVSNRKHETSEESR
- the LOC113697552 gene encoding protein ZINC INDUCED FACILITATOR 1 isoform X2, with amino-acid sequence MAENSQLLLEKGAGKQSNYYENCPGCAIERLKCSNVGIPLKHLFFIGTVTLSAALPITSLFPFLYFMIGDFHIAKTEEDIGYYAGYVGSSFMFGRALTSLLWGLVADRYGRKPVILIGTVAVVIFNTLFGLSSNFWMAVSMRFLLGSLSGVLGPMRAYASEICHKEYQALGMSVISTSWGVGLVIGPAIGGYLAQPADKYPEIFSKQSVFGRFPYLLPCLLISLFAVVVSVVCCWLPETLHIHCQNKEYAAYNGVEAAAYDSTLQERDGNSGDSLPTSQSSLLKNWPLMSSIITYCVFQLHDMAYTEIFSLWAISPRNSGGLSYTTSEVGETLSITGLGLLLFQLFLYPVVERILGTIMVSRIGAVLSVPLLSTYPYIAMLSGFWLSVVLDSASVLKNVFSVSITTGLFLLQNRAVSQEQRGAANGISMSAMSLSKAIGPAAGGSL